Proteins from a single region of Bremerella sp. JC817:
- a CDS encoding DUF4332 domain-containing protein translates to MHLLFDILYAAHANGTHHKLAMDALNHLTSDQADRRRNIFLKHHEAYLRGSKDPDKKFKDFRNHVLHVSQNYWGGAEKAARKWYDTLVESIRSGNWSEVAYNAGVLSHYYSDPIMPFHTAQSEAENNIHRAAEWSISCSYDRLRATAELRGLPAVRVPSGSDWLERMVRDGAEKSHKHYQTLIDHYNFKLGRRNPPRGLDVVCRDLVAELLGHAIAGIAKILTRAFEEAATEPPAVFLVVETVFATLEMPIQWVTNRMENAEQAEEVKRMFREYQKCGKVEKYLPEDVRTVRDELFEAMNPDKVAEQSGTPLYEVPQLPEVSLSSLRLAGTPKAASIKPTAPKAKPKPKVEEEPAQPRISIPLPSVEEEPPKVEPKSVAAEKKPAAEKPLPEPPREETVERKEEFHPTKGVTIRPKLKSDEPDDEELPVHSDPRPAKRNRINLRVSEPELDEDESAEAPRPEPSRPMPNPGTKPTHQASETVRADRAIQEKKPVEDSTLKFYLNWEDDVVDAPSIGNKTAKRLTAVGIRTVAQLISADPKAVAPKLKAKHITPKLFAEWQAQAELAYRIPMLRGHDAQLLTACGYEAPEDVARASAKQLLDEVAQFAETNEGQRIIRSSNPPDLAEVTNWIAWAKKARRSQAA, encoded by the coding sequence ATGCATTTGCTGTTCGATATTCTGTACGCCGCCCATGCCAATGGGACGCACCACAAGCTGGCCATGGATGCTTTGAACCATCTGACTAGCGATCAGGCCGATCGGCGCCGCAATATCTTCTTGAAGCATCACGAGGCTTACCTTCGCGGATCGAAAGATCCGGATAAGAAGTTCAAAGACTTCCGCAATCACGTTTTGCATGTCTCGCAAAACTACTGGGGTGGCGCGGAGAAAGCCGCTCGCAAATGGTACGACACGCTGGTCGAATCGATTCGCAGTGGTAACTGGAGCGAAGTCGCTTATAACGCTGGCGTGCTTTCTCATTATTACTCGGACCCGATCATGCCGTTTCATACCGCGCAGTCGGAAGCGGAGAACAACATTCACCGAGCTGCTGAGTGGAGCATCAGTTGCTCGTACGATCGGCTTCGAGCCACGGCCGAGCTACGCGGGTTGCCGGCCGTTCGCGTTCCGAGCGGTTCCGACTGGCTCGAGAGAATGGTCCGCGATGGGGCCGAGAAATCGCACAAGCACTACCAGACGCTGATCGACCACTACAACTTCAAACTTGGTCGTCGCAATCCACCGCGCGGGCTCGATGTCGTTTGTCGCGATCTGGTCGCCGAGCTTCTAGGGCATGCGATCGCTGGCATCGCCAAGATTTTGACTCGAGCCTTCGAGGAAGCCGCCACCGAACCGCCTGCCGTTTTTCTGGTGGTTGAAACGGTCTTCGCGACCCTTGAGATGCCGATCCAGTGGGTCACCAACCGCATGGAGAACGCCGAGCAAGCCGAAGAAGTCAAACGGATGTTCCGCGAGTACCAGAAGTGCGGCAAAGTCGAGAAGTACCTGCCGGAAGACGTCCGAACCGTTCGAGACGAACTGTTCGAAGCCATGAATCCCGATAAGGTTGCCGAGCAATCAGGCACACCGCTATACGAAGTACCGCAGCTCCCCGAAGTCAGCCTTTCGAGCTTGCGGCTGGCCGGGACACCGAAGGCTGCATCGATTAAACCGACGGCTCCCAAGGCAAAGCCCAAACCAAAGGTCGAAGAAGAACCTGCCCAGCCACGGATTTCGATTCCCTTGCCCTCGGTGGAAGAAGAGCCGCCCAAGGTCGAGCCGAAATCGGTCGCTGCCGAGAAGAAGCCAGCCGCTGAAAAGCCTCTCCCCGAGCCGCCTCGCGAAGAGACCGTCGAGCGAAAAGAGGAGTTTCATCCAACCAAGGGCGTGACCATTCGCCCGAAGCTAAAGAGCGACGAACCGGACGACGAAGAGTTGCCAGTTCACTCCGATCCTCGGCCCGCCAAACGCAACCGCATCAATCTGCGTGTGTCGGAACCCGAGCTCGACGAGGACGAATCGGCGGAAGCTCCTAGGCCAGAACCATCGCGGCCGATGCCGAATCCTGGCACCAAGCCTACGCACCAGGCATCGGAGACGGTTCGAGCTGATCGAGCGATTCAAGAGAAGAAGCCGGTCGAAGATTCGACGCTGAAGTTTTACCTCAACTGGGAAGACGACGTCGTCGATGCCCCTTCCATCGGCAACAAGACCGCCAAGCGTTTGACCGCGGTTGGCATCCGCACGGTGGCTCAGTTGATTTCCGCCGATCCTAAAGCGGTCGCTCCCAAGCTGAAGGCAAAACACATCACACCGAAGTTGTTCGCCGAGTGGCAAGCCCAAGCCGAATTGGCCTATCGCATCCCGATGCTTCGCGGGCACGACGCTCAACTGTTGACCGCTTGCGGCTACGAGGCTCCGGAAGATGTCGCGAGGGCTTCGGCGAAACAGTTGCTGGACGAAGTCGCGCAGTTCGCCGAAACGAACGAAGGACAACGGATCATCCGTAGTAGCAATCCGCCCGACCTGGCCGAGGTTACGAATTGGATTGCGTGGGCGAAAAAGGCTCGTCGCTCGCAAGCAGCCTAA
- the flhB gene encoding flagellar biosynthesis protein FlhB: MSDQEKTEEATQHRRDQAREKGQIPKSQDLISAVMLAVALGSLMYLGRDIVDFLGQFTRDELGTVPPLNPSELWATNHTATAIWRMSMVMVPMLVILFIAAIAINMMQSGVLFLPDKVGFDWSRINPASGIQRMFSLTNLMKLLFGIGKVIIVSVVACVTLYFEMETILGLSAMSTIEVASYLLDTALWTSMKIAIALVILAILDYGYQVWKQEQDLMMTKEEIREEIKSMQGDPQVVARRRQVARQLAMSRMASDIPKADVVVTNPTELAIALKYDPYEMSAPVVVAKGAGTVAQRIRRLALENNIPVVERKELARALYQEAEIGHPVPADRYAAVAEVLRYVYELQGKQLPTMADLEQADRDRGRAA, translated from the coding sequence ATGTCGGACCAAGAAAAAACAGAAGAAGCAACCCAGCACCGGCGCGATCAAGCGCGCGAGAAGGGGCAGATCCCGAAGAGCCAGGATCTGATCTCGGCGGTAATGCTGGCGGTCGCCCTGGGATCGCTGATGTATCTCGGTCGCGATATCGTCGACTTCCTGGGGCAGTTTACCCGTGACGAACTCGGGACCGTCCCACCTTTGAACCCTTCTGAATTGTGGGCCACGAACCACACCGCGACCGCGATCTGGCGGATGTCGATGGTTATGGTACCGATGCTGGTCATTTTGTTCATCGCCGCAATCGCGATCAACATGATGCAGTCAGGCGTGTTGTTTCTGCCGGATAAGGTAGGCTTCGACTGGAGCCGCATCAATCCGGCGTCTGGCATCCAACGCATGTTCTCGCTAACGAACCTGATGAAGCTGCTCTTCGGCATCGGCAAGGTGATTATCGTTTCGGTAGTGGCCTGCGTGACGTTGTACTTCGAGATGGAAACGATCCTTGGTCTGTCGGCGATGAGCACGATTGAGGTGGCCAGCTATCTGCTGGATACTGCGCTATGGACCTCGATGAAGATTGCGATCGCGTTAGTGATCCTGGCGATTCTCGACTACGGCTACCAGGTCTGGAAGCAAGAACAAGACTTGATGATGACCAAGGAAGAGATTCGCGAAGAAATCAAATCGATGCAGGGGGATCCGCAAGTGGTCGCTCGGCGTCGTCAGGTGGCGCGGCAGTTGGCCATGAGCCGCATGGCAAGCGATATCCCGAAAGCGGACGTCGTGGTGACCAATCCCACCGAGTTGGCGATCGCTTTGAAGTACGACCCTTATGAAATGTCGGCGCCCGTGGTCGTGGCCAAAGGGGCCGGGACTGTGGCCCAGCGAATCCGACGCCTTGCTCTCGAAAACAACATTCCGGTCGTGGAACGCAAAGAACTTGCCCGAGCACTTTATCAAGAGGCTGAGATTGGGCATCCTGTGCCGGCCGATCGCTACGCGGCCGTCGCCGAAGTGCTGCGTTATGTCTATGAACTGCAAGGGAAGCAGCTGCCGACGATGGCCGATCTGGAACAAGCCGACCGAGACCGGGGCAGGGCAGCGTAA
- a CDS encoding flagellar biosynthetic protein FliR, producing MELLRYLEPSLEQLLIFAAIVTRVGGLVATAPVLGASYAPIQIKSFLAVAISLMLTPVFWDYDFPEPGNAANLLLIMVGELLIGLSLGLGIKILFAGVQMTGQLLGQIGGLSIADVFNPAFDDNVPMLAIIFDLVVLAVFLVIGGHRFLMSALLGTFTEIPPGIAAVDVQLVHVIRETLANSLMLGVQAAAPGTVALLVGVLVMGVISRTLPQLNLMAVGFSMNTMLLMAFVMLTIGSVVWIFQGSVEPTVDNIRSMFHTSVEAAKN from the coding sequence ATGGAATTGCTCCGGTATCTGGAACCGAGCCTGGAACAACTGCTGATTTTCGCGGCAATCGTGACGCGAGTCGGTGGACTGGTGGCAACGGCGCCGGTGCTGGGAGCGAGCTATGCTCCGATCCAAATCAAATCGTTCCTGGCGGTCGCCATCTCGCTGATGCTGACGCCTGTCTTTTGGGACTATGACTTTCCCGAGCCCGGCAACGCGGCGAACCTGCTTCTGATTATGGTCGGCGAGCTGTTGATCGGCTTGTCGCTCGGGCTGGGGATTAAGATTCTCTTTGCCGGCGTGCAGATGACCGGTCAGTTGCTGGGACAGATCGGTGGTCTTTCGATTGCCGACGTCTTCAACCCGGCATTCGACGACAACGTGCCGATGCTGGCGATCATTTTCGATTTGGTCGTGTTGGCCGTGTTCCTGGTGATCGGTGGGCATCGTTTTTTGATGTCGGCCCTGCTGGGCACCTTCACCGAGATTCCCCCAGGGATTGCCGCCGTCGACGTGCAACTGGTGCATGTCATTCGCGAAACGTTGGCGAACTCGCTGATGTTGGGCGTTCAGGCGGCCGCACCCGGAACGGTCGCGCTGCTGGTCGGCGTGTTGGTGATGGGCGTCATCAGTCGAACGCTCCCGCAATTGAACCTGATGGCGGTTGGTTTCAGCATGAACACAATGCTGCTAATGGCATTTGTCATGCTGACCATTGGTAGCGTGGTGTGGATCTTCCAGGGTTCGGTCGAACCGACAGTCGATAATATTCGATCGATGTTTCATACGTCCGTCGAGGCAGCGAAGAACTAG
- the fliQ gene encoding flagellar biosynthesis protein FliQ, translated as MDAQTTIDLTRQAMTMCLIIGAPVLIVGMVVGLLIGFLQALTQVQDQTVSFVPKILAMAITLAFTLPWLFQKLASYSIELFSHIPDRIAGG; from the coding sequence ATGGATGCGCAAACGACAATCGATCTTACCCGTCAGGCGATGACGATGTGCCTGATCATTGGTGCCCCGGTGCTGATTGTCGGGATGGTGGTTGGTCTGCTGATCGGTTTTCTGCAGGCTTTGACCCAGGTCCAGGACCAAACGGTGTCGTTTGTCCCGAAGATCCTGGCGATGGCGATCACCCTGGCATTCACCTTGCCTTGGCTCTTTCAGAAGTTGGCGAGCTACAGCATCGAATTGTTCAGCCACATCCCCGATCGAATCGCGGGTGGTTAA
- a CDS encoding flagellar type III secretion system pore protein FliP produces the protein MLIESPLDRPVQKEVEDLSDFVKAGPEHWTSPEGLSSTIQIMVLLTVISIAPALLIMTTSFIRITIVLGLLRQAIGTQQLPPSQVITALAMFMTFMVMHPYWQEVYHEAIGPYTRQEINPATGQPFKLFAEDDPVTGAPGPDEAWERGVLPIRRFMSKQIDIAGNSDDVWMFYEFLPKKTREEIGEPKSYDDVPLQALVPAFMLSELKTAFLIGFQIYLPFLILDIVIASVTISMGMMMLPPVMISLPFKILLFVLVDGWTLIVGMLMQSFAPTL, from the coding sequence ATGCTGATCGAGTCGCCGCTCGATCGTCCGGTACAGAAAGAAGTCGAAGACCTGAGCGACTTCGTCAAAGCGGGACCAGAGCATTGGACCAGTCCTGAAGGACTTTCCAGCACGATTCAAATCATGGTGCTGTTGACCGTGATCAGTATCGCTCCAGCGCTGCTGATCATGACGACCAGCTTCATTCGCATCACGATCGTGCTGGGGCTTTTGCGACAAGCAATCGGCACGCAGCAGTTGCCGCCAAGCCAGGTGATTACGGCGCTGGCGATGTTCATGACCTTCATGGTCATGCATCCGTACTGGCAAGAGGTTTACCACGAGGCGATCGGTCCTTACACGCGTCAGGAAATTAATCCTGCCACCGGACAGCCATTCAAACTGTTCGCGGAGGACGACCCGGTGACCGGTGCCCCAGGGCCTGACGAAGCTTGGGAACGGGGTGTCCTGCCGATTCGCCGCTTCATGTCGAAGCAGATCGATATCGCCGGTAATAGCGACGATGTCTGGATGTTCTACGAGTTCCTACCGAAGAAAACTCGCGAAGAAATCGGCGAACCCAAGTCGTACGACGACGTTCCGCTGCAGGCGCTTGTACCTGCCTTCATGCTGAGTGAATTGAAAACTGCCTTCCTGATTGGCTTTCAGATCTACCTGCCGTTTTTGATTCTAGACATTGTGATCGCCAGCGTGACGATCTCGATGGGGATGATGATGTTGCCGCCGGTGATGATCTCGTTGCCGTTCAAAATCTTGCTGTTCGTGCTGGTCGATGGCTGGACGCTGATTGTCGGCATGTTAATGCAAAGCTTTGCCCCCACCCTTTAA
- a CDS encoding flagellar biosynthetic protein FliO, with the protein MRNGILGGCLALLVSLTWSNIVVGNDYAGSQVPPNRPLQIREQQQQMPAEFPPLAQALHVEQLPPEQAGHAQPVVAELPQAGEPLPLPKRNDTPAESMSLPSFNFKGNQTASIAASLFVVVGLFLVFAWVGKKNMKPGSTRLSKEILQVLGKSQLSGKQQLELVRVGQKLLLLCVTSSSVETLTEITDPTEVERLLTIIRQDSPGSMTATFQEVLTQMGHKPTRGFLEA; encoded by the coding sequence ATGCGGAACGGAATCCTGGGCGGGTGTCTGGCGTTGCTGGTGTCGTTGACCTGGTCGAACATAGTCGTGGGGAACGATTACGCCGGCTCGCAGGTACCGCCGAATCGTCCTCTTCAGATTCGCGAACAGCAGCAACAGATGCCGGCCGAATTTCCTCCGTTGGCTCAGGCCCTGCATGTCGAGCAGCTTCCTCCTGAGCAGGCCGGCCACGCTCAACCAGTCGTCGCCGAACTTCCTCAGGCTGGCGAACCGTTGCCATTGCCGAAGCGCAACGACACCCCTGCGGAATCGATGTCGTTGCCCTCATTCAATTTCAAAGGCAACCAAACCGCCAGCATCGCGGCCAGCTTGTTCGTGGTGGTTGGCTTGTTTCTGGTGTTTGCCTGGGTTGGTAAGAAGAACATGAAGCCTGGCTCGACCCGGCTTTCCAAAGAGATTCTGCAAGTCCTCGGTAAGAGCCAACTCAGCGGCAAGCAGCAACTCGAACTCGTTCGCGTGGGTCAGAAACTGCTGCTGCTGTGTGTCACTTCCAGCAGCGTCGAAACGCTGACCGAGATCACCGACCCGACCGAAGTCGAACGCCTGTTGACGATCATTCGTCAAGACTCGCCGGGCAGCATGACGGCGACCTTTCAGGAAGTGTTGACGCAGATGGGACACAAGCCAACTCGCGGATTCCTGGAGGCTTAA
- the fliN gene encoding flagellar motor switch protein FliN — protein sequence MTDDQMGQDEIEELLRQAQGAESSASAPPPQPKEELESLDQSEIEALFQQPGSSGPPKPAAAPQAAPAAARPAAQAASAAGGNGPSDMEYLLNQAEAALASLSSPNENLPAGIAPFTLRDFGGSPASTDKATLDLVRDVELEVKIELGQAEMHLQEVLQMKKGSVVPLDKLAGDPVDVFVNGRLIARGEVLILNDNFCVRITELIVGDAVV from the coding sequence ATGACTGACGATCAAATGGGACAGGACGAGATTGAAGAACTGCTTCGTCAGGCCCAAGGGGCTGAATCGAGTGCCAGTGCTCCTCCGCCCCAGCCCAAGGAAGAGCTCGAATCTCTTGATCAAAGCGAGATCGAAGCCTTGTTCCAGCAGCCAGGATCTTCCGGACCTCCGAAGCCAGCAGCAGCGCCTCAGGCGGCGCCTGCCGCCGCACGTCCAGCTGCACAAGCAGCCTCGGCAGCGGGTGGCAATGGTCCTTCCGACATGGAATACCTGCTGAACCAGGCCGAAGCCGCCCTGGCTTCTCTCAGCTCTCCCAACGAAAACCTGCCAGCCGGGATTGCTCCATTTACGCTGCGTGATTTCGGCGGCTCTCCTGCGAGCACCGATAAGGCCACCCTCGATCTGGTTCGCGACGTCGAACTGGAAGTGAAGATCGAACTGGGCCAGGCTGAAATGCACCTGCAGGAAGTGCTGCAGATGAAGAAGGGCTCGGTCGTGCCGCTCGATAAGCTGGCAGGCGACCCGGTCGATGTCTTCGTGAATGGGCGTCTGATTGCCCGCGGCGAAGTGTTGATTCTCAACGACAACTTCTGTGTTCGTATTACCGAACTGATTGTCGGAGACGCGGTGGTCTAA
- a CDS encoding flagellar motor protein MotB, protein MDDDEGDAGIPEWVVTFGDMMSLLLTFFIMLVSMSEIKKDEQYQALVESFRRQFGHDSSMESVIAGNAKPRNSNLAKLATMGRAKRFSTHAGGDKVKAPVGDSPQVRIIRPGSKTAIGTVVYFDEDSDKLTDAAKEALQAQGLEFGGKPQKIEIRGHTSLKPLPKDSPFKSHWDLAYARCVKVKEFLISLGIDERRIRVAVSGKNEPFHIGTDPLLLKQNPRVEVFLLDEVIDDLVGTAQEQANRRAPPIEATGK, encoded by the coding sequence GTGGATGATGATGAGGGAGACGCAGGGATTCCTGAGTGGGTCGTGACCTTCGGCGATATGATGTCGCTGCTGCTGACCTTCTTTATTATGCTCGTCTCGATGAGCGAAATTAAAAAAGACGAGCAATACCAGGCCCTCGTCGAGTCGTTTCGACGTCAGTTTGGCCACGATAGTTCGATGGAAAGTGTGATCGCCGGCAACGCGAAGCCACGTAACTCGAATCTTGCCAAGCTGGCCACCATGGGGCGTGCCAAGCGATTCTCGACCCACGCAGGTGGCGACAAAGTGAAGGCTCCGGTCGGGGATAGTCCGCAGGTGCGGATTATTCGGCCTGGATCGAAAACCGCGATTGGAACGGTTGTCTACTTCGACGAAGACAGCGACAAGCTGACCGACGCCGCCAAAGAAGCGCTTCAAGCCCAAGGTCTCGAGTTTGGTGGGAAGCCGCAGAAAATCGAAATTCGCGGCCATACCTCGCTCAAACCACTGCCGAAAGACAGTCCCTTCAAATCGCATTGGGACCTGGCTTACGCCCGCTGCGTAAAGGTAAAGGAATTTTTGATCTCGTTAGGGATCGACGAACGACGCATCCGGGTCGCGGTTTCGGGCAAGAACGAACCCTTCCACATCGGGACCGATCCGCTGCTGCTGAAGCAGAATCCAAGGGTCGAGGTCTTCCTGTTGGACGAGGTTATCGACGACCTGGTCGGCACCGCCCAAGAGCAGGCCAATCGCCGGGCTCCGCCAATCGAGGCAACTGGAAAATAG